The window TTTCGGAAGCAGAATGTGACCAATACATTGCTTTGGCACAAAGGGAAACTTTTGAAGAAGCAAAAATTAATATAGGTGGGCGCCAGATGATGAGCAAAGGGATCAGAAACAATGACAGGCTGATGATTTTTGATAATAATTTGGCAGAAGATCTCTTTAAAAAAGCGGTTGACTATCTTCCAAAGGAGCATGAAAACTATAAAGTTTTGAACTTTAATGAGATGTTCAGGGTTTATAAATATTCTCCTGGGCAGCAATTTAAAATGCACCGTGACGGAAGCTATATCAGAAATGAAAAGAAAAAAAGTTTCTATACATTTTTAATCTATCTGAATGATGATTTTGAAGGTGGAGAAACAGAATTTGAAAACCTGTTCACAGTCGCTCCAAAGAAAGGGACAGCCTTAGTTTTTTATCATCCTTTACGGCATGAAGGAAAAATTCTGATAAGCGGATTAAAATATGTTTTAAGAACTGATGTAATGTTTTCCTGTTAAAATGAATGCAGGAATAATACATAACTATGCTTTATTTAATTAGCGTAATAATAACACAAAAAATGATCGGATATGGAAGATGAATTAAAACCAAGATTTATCGAGTCATTACAAAGAAATAATGATCAGATCAGAGAAGACCGTGCGCGAACGATCGGAGAAGATTCAGAATTGATCTACAGGCGCAGGGTAGAAGACATTGAGTTGAAAATAAAAAGACTCGAGCGTGAGCAGGAAGGGCTTATTGATATCAGTCCTTTGGATAGAAACAGTTTGACTTTTGTGGATTTTAATCCCGAAGCATTCGTTCAGAAAGACATGGAATTATCATTAACAATCAGAAATCTAAATATTCAGCTGGAAGTTTCTCAAAAGAGATTTGAATATTTATTCGGAAAAACATTTTAGTCATGGGAAGTACAAGATATGATATAGACGCTCGTTATGACAGAGCAAGCAAAGCAGGTTACGGAACAAAATCCGCAGGTGAAATTTTCACACAGAATGCCAAGAGACAGGCACATCCATCAATGATTCCCCACGGAATTTCTTTCAGAGAATCCAGAGATTCAGAAGTGCATCCTCATTCAATTCCTATTATTCTGGGATTGGATGTCACTGGAAGCATGGGGCATATTCCCCATCAACTTATCAAGGAAGGACTACCAAAACTGATGGGTGGTATTATCCAGGGTGGAGTTCCGGATCCGGCATTGCTTTTCCTGGGAATAGGAGATCATGAATGTGACAGCTACCCATTGCAGATAGGGCAGTTTGAGTCAGGAGACGAAGAACTGGATATGTGGCTTACGCGAACTTATATTGAATCAGGAGGAGGTGGAAATGGGGGCGAGAGCTATCTATTAGCATGGTATTTTGCTGCTTTTCATACCAGAACAGATGCCTTTGAAAAAAGAAATCAAAAAGGGTTGTTATTTACTGTAGGGGACGAACCTTGTTTGAAAGTACTTCCGGCATCAGCCATCAGGGAAATTATGGGCTCGGGACAGCAAACATATACCCATTATGAACTATTGGAAGAAGCTAAAAAGAGATATGAAGTATACCACATCAGTGTCCTGCATTCTGATCAGGCTGTAAGAGCAGATAGAGGCTGGAAAGAACTATTGGGACAGAATTGTATATCAATAGAAGATCATAGAGATATTCCTGAAGTGATCAAAAGAATTATCTGTGAGAAATATAAAGATACCACTTTTGCTGCTCCAAACCTGAAAGGGTTAGACAACATACAGATGCTTTAGATCATCAATTGCAGAAAGGGCAATAATTTTAAAATACCAGACATGAAAAAGGCGCAAATAGTTATAGGATTAGGTTTCGGAGATGAAGGAAAAGGAATTACAACAGATTTCCTGGCTCAGCAAAATCCTGAGTCTGTGATCATCAGATTTTCAGGAGGACAGCAGGCTGCTCATACCGTAATGATAGACAACAGAAAACATGTTCATTCCAGTTTTGCCAGTGGGGCACTTCGTGGATTGCCATCTTATTTTACCGAACACTGCACCATTCATCCACAATTTCTATTGAATGAAAGGGAAGAATTAAAAGCAAAAAAAGGAAGCACAGAACTTCATATTCATCCTTTAGCCAAGATAACTACGCCTTTTGATGTCTGGCAAAACAGAACCAACTGCAAAAATCTGGAACACGGAACCTGCGGAAAAGGAGTAGGAGCCACTATGAAAAGAAATGAAAGTCCTTATAAACTGTTTGCAATTGATCTTATTGCTCCAAGGGAAATGTTGGTAGAAAAGCTGAAAGGAATTGCCTATTACTACGGTTTTATGGAAGAGGAGCAAATTGACGAACAGATAAAACCTTTTTTAGAAGCAATTGATCAGGTAGATTGGAAGATTAATGATTATGACTATCTGAATTCATTTGAAAATCTCATTTTTGAGGGAAGTCAAGGTATTTTATTAGATATGGATCACGGTATTTTTCCGAATGTGACCTATGCTCATACCACTTCCAAAAATGCTTATGAGATCTGTAAAAAACTTCATATTGAAGATATTGAGATGTTTTATGTGACCAGAAGCTATGCAACCCGCCATGGAAATGGCTGGATGAGTAATGAAAAAGAGGTCATTTTAAAAAACAATGAAGAGGAAACCTGTACCTTTAATGAATTTCAGAAAGAACTGAGATTCGGAAGTTTAGATTATAAATTGTTGGATTATGCTTTAAAATTGGACGGAGCCTATATAAGTTCAACAAAAAAGACTTTAGTGATAACCTGCATGGATCAGATCGATGAAGATTTTAAATTTGATCAATTGGAAATGAAATTTGATACCGTTTTCGGATCCTATTCTCCTTATTCAAAAGATTTTAAAAGACTGATTTAATACTGAATACATAGGTTTTAATCCTATATTTATCGTAGGAATAGAATGATGAGGTAAATAATGCATTTTGAAAAAGAAAAAATGAAAACGATACACTATTTAAAAGGAGATGCTACCGTTCCACAGGCAAAAGGGGTAAAAATCATCGCTCATATCTGTAATGATCTGGGAGGTTGGGGAAAAGGCTTTGTACTGGCCGTTTCCAAAAGATGGGAAGCACCGGAGAAAGAATATAGGAACTGGCACCGTTTCAGAAGTGAAAATAATTTTGGGCTGGGAGAAATTCAGATCGTACAGGTTGAAAAATACATGTATGTTGCCAATATGATCGGCCAAAAAGGAATGAAAACCGGAAGCAACGGCGTTCCCGTTCGATATGAAGCTATTGAAAAATGTCTGGGAACATTAGCCAATAATGCTTTAGAATTAAATGCAAGTATCCATATGCCGAGAATTGGTTGTGGGCTGGCTGGCGGGAAATGGGAAGAAGTAGAACCTATCATCGAAAGAACATTGCTCAGCAAAAATGTTGAAGTATACATATATGATTTTGATTAGGTAAGATGAAAGAACTTAAAATTAAAGCATCATCCTCCAAATTGGAATTGCTGCTTGATAGAAAAATTTAATGAAGGCAGGATCATAAAAATAGAAGATTGAAAAATAGATCCGTATCCAGAGAAATGGCTCAAAGGATAGGATCATAAAATTAAGATTAGCAAAATGAAAACAACAAGATTGTACAGACCGGTAGGAGAAAAGGAAATGGTTCTTATTATAGAGAACGGATATAAAAAATTTCCTCCAAGACTGGAATGGCAGCCCATCTTTTACCCGGTTTTGGATGAAGACTACGCTTCAGAAATTGCTGAAAAATGGAATACCAGAGATGAGTTTGGAAATTATCTTGGTTTTGTTACCCTTTTTGAAGTGCTGGAAGAAGCAGCCAACCAATATCCTGCACAGAATGTAGGAGCCAGAAATCATAATGAGTTGTGGGTTCCGTCAGAAGAGCTGGACACATTCAATCAGGCCATTGTTGGAAATATAGAAGTCATCAAAGTATTTGTAGGAAATGATTTTAAGGGATCAGCAAATAATGACATTGAAAATCTGGTAAAGGCTTTAAAAACAACCACCACGAATCCATAAGATGGTAAAACATTTGTGTATTCGTGGCTCAAAAAAAGAATCATGACAAATAAAGGAATGGCGAAAGATACATTGGATATCCTGGCCAGAAAATATTATATAAATACAGAAAACCAAAGAATAGATATAGCAAAAGAGCTGGAAATCAGTAAAACAGAAACGGTTCTATTCACCCCGGAACAACTTGCTGAGCTCACAGCGGCTCCAATGCCGGAAACTCATTTTGAAACTCAATTTGAAACCTGGCGTTGAAGCTCGCTAAAAGCTATTTTAGAATTAACTAAAGAAGAAGATCAGGAGAAGATCATGTGTCTGAACTTTGCTTCAGCAAAAAATCCTGGGGGTGGATTTATCAATGGAGCCGAAGCACAGGAAGAAAGCCTGGCAAGAACTTCAGGTCTGCATGAAAGCCTGCTTCAGGCTTGGGATTATTATAAGGTCCACAGAGCAATGGAATCCTGTTTTTATACCGATACAATGATCTACAGTCCAAAAGTTCCTGTTTTCAGAAAGGATAAAGGAGAATTACTATCGAAACC of the Chryseobacterium capnotolerans genome contains:
- a CDS encoding ADP-ribosylation/crystallin J1, yielding MKTTRLYRPVGEKEMVLIIENGYKKFPPRLEWQPIFYPVLDEDYASEIAEKWNTRDEFGNYLGFVTLFEVLEEAANQYPAQNVGARNHNELWVPSEELDTFNQAIVGNIEVIKVFVGNDFKGSANNDIENLVKALKTTTTNP
- a CDS encoding 2OG-Fe(II) oxygenase is translated as MEKTDLHPQIFLIEDFISEAECDQYIALAQRETFEEAKINIGGRQMMSKGIRNNDRLMIFDNNLAEDLFKKAVDYLPKEHENYKVLNFNEMFRVYKYSPGQQFKMHRDGSYIRNEKKKSFYTFLIYLNDDFEGGETEFENLFTVAPKKGTALVFYHPLRHEGKILISGLKYVLRTDVMFSC
- a CDS encoding macro domain-containing protein, coding for MKTIHYLKGDATVPQAKGVKIIAHICNDLGGWGKGFVLAVSKRWEAPEKEYRNWHRFRSENNFGLGEIQIVQVEKYMYVANMIGQKGMKTGSNGVPVRYEAIEKCLGTLANNALELNASIHMPRIGCGLAGGKWEEVEPIIERTLLSKNVEVYIYDFD
- a CDS encoding adenylosuccinate synthetase, translating into MKKAQIVIGLGFGDEGKGITTDFLAQQNPESVIIRFSGGQQAAHTVMIDNRKHVHSSFASGALRGLPSYFTEHCTIHPQFLLNEREELKAKKGSTELHIHPLAKITTPFDVWQNRTNCKNLEHGTCGKGVGATMKRNESPYKLFAIDLIAPREMLVEKLKGIAYYYGFMEEEQIDEQIKPFLEAIDQVDWKINDYDYLNSFENLIFEGSQGILLDMDHGIFPNVTYAHTTSKNAYEICKKLHIEDIEMFYVTRSYATRHGNGWMSNEKEVILKNNEEETCTFNEFQKELRFGSLDYKLLDYALKLDGAYISSTKKTLVITCMDQIDEDFKFDQLEMKFDTVFGSYSPYSKDFKRLI